CGCCGGCCGGCATGCTGAAGTTCAAGATCCTGAAGATCGAGTACGAATCCTAGCCGCTTAAAAATCTTTCACGGGCGTTTTCGCCGTCACGTCAAAAAGGGCTCCGAGGTCGCAATGACCGCGGAGCCCTTTTGCATTGGACTATGGGAGGACGCTTCGGTTCGATGACCGATCCGGTGCTAGCGGGCGACCGGTTCGATGTTGGTGGTGATGTCAAAGCCCATGTCGCGGATCATGTCATAATCGACTTGCGGCGGTTGTCCCTTGGTCGTCAGGTAATCGCCGACAAACAGGCTGTTGGCCACATACAGACCCATCGGCTGCATGTGACGCAAGTGGATTTCGCGGCCGCCAGCGATGCGGATTTCACGATCCGGATTGACGAACCGGAACATCGCCAACGCCTTCAAGCAGTCGTTGGGCGACATCGCTTGGGTGCCTTCCAGCGGAGTGCCGTCGATCGCATTCAGAATGTTCAGCGGGATTGAATGCACGCCCAGATCTTTTAGGTCAAACGCCATCTGCACGATGTCGTCGTGGGATTCACCCATCCCGATGATCCCACCGCTGCACATTTCCATTCCCGCGTCGCGAACGTTTTGCAGGGTTTGCTTGCGGTCTTCGTAGGTGTGCGTCGAACAGATGTGACCGTAATAGTTTTCGCTGGTGTTCAGGTTGTGGTTGATGCGATCAACACCGGCGGCGAACAAACGATCGGCTTGTTCGCGGTCCAGCAGCCCGAGGCTGGCGCAAATGTCCAAGTCATACTTGGCTTTGATTTCCGGCACGATGGATTCGACCGCGTTCATTTCACGCTCGTTCGGGCCGCGAGCGGAGATGACCAGGCAATAGGTCTTCGCACCCCGTTCGTGCGCCAGCTTGGCCGCTTCCATCAAGCGATCACGCTGCAGAATGTTGTACTTGGGAACCGGCGCGTTGCTGACCTTGGACTGGCTGCAGTAGCTGCAGTCTTCCGGGCACAAGCCGCTTTTCGCGTTCATCAGAAAGTACAGCTGGACGGTACGGCCGAAATGCTTTTGGCGGATCCGGAAACCGGCGGCCATGATCGCCGGGACGTCTAGGTCCGACGCGCTGACGATCGCCAACGCGTCTTCACGGCTGATCGTTTCGCCGGCCAGCACCGACGAGGCCAGTGAGTCATAGAAACCGGGTTCCGCCATCGGCTTGGCGTTGATCGCCACGTCGGAATCGGTGGAAACGGGAGGCAGGGTCTCCGGGGTGGCCGCGTCGGTGGTCGACATGATCTATCGGGCTCGCTGAATTCGATGAACAGGATCGGGGACGCCGTCCTTGACGCGATTTCCGTGGCGCGACCGGACTTTTGGGTCCGCAAAAAGCGGATTCGTATCGGTCGGCCCCTCGCATCGGGCGGGCTTTTGCATCTGCGGTGCAGATCGTTCAACATGGTGGCCCTTGGCCGACAATTCAGCAAGAGCGGCCGACCGCCGCGTACCCATTTGTGAACCGTCTGCGTTGGATCCCACCGAACCTGATCGAAGTCCCCAAATGGGGCCCCAAGCTTGGACATTGCGTCTGGGGTGTCTGGCCGAACTGGCATCGGCGTCCGCTCCGGCGTCCGCGTCGAATCGTCCTTTGGGCCGCGGCGACCGAGTTTTGGTGCGGACATCGCGGGGTGTGGAGCTGGGGGAACTGGTGTCGCCGGTGAGGTGGAATTTCCTACAAGGGCGTCAAGGTGGGCCCTCGCCGCAGATACTGCGCCGCACCACACCCCAGGACGAATTGCTGATTCGACGGTTGGATCGGCATCGATGCGAAGCGGTGGAGGCTTGTCGCGACGCAATCCGATCGGCAGGGATCGTGGCGACGCTGTTGGACGTCGATCACTTGTTCGACGGCGGGACGCTGTTGCTGCATTTTCTGGGCGACGTTCCCGAGCAGATCGACGCGATCACCGGCGACATTGTGCGACAATATGAAGCAGTGGTTCGCACCGGTGAATTTGCCGAATTGCTGGAAACCGGATGCGGTCCGGGGTGCGGCACCGACGCCGCCAAAGGTTGCGTCGGTTGCGTGTCCTGTGCCGCCCATGCGGCCTGTCGCACGGCCCGCTGAATTGGCGTTGGCGCGAGACGCCGATTCGTCAGGGTTTGATGACGAAGTTGACCAGACGCCCGGGCACGGCGATTTTCTTGACGACCGTTTTCCCGTCCACCAGCGACTGGACTTTGTCGTCGTCCAACGCGGCTTGGATCATGTCGTCCGGTTTGGCGTCGGCGGGGACCTTGATCTTCGTCTTCACCTTGCCGTTCAGTTGGACCGGGATCTCGATCGTTGATTCGCGGATCGCATCTTCGTCCCAGGTCGGCCAGGTGGCATGGGCGATCGAATCATCGTGACCCAGGCGGTTCCAAAGTTCTTCGGCCAAGTGCGGGGCATAGGGCGACAACAGAACGAGGAACGAATTCATCGCTTCGATCGGTCGTTCGTCTTGGCGGGTGAAGAAGTTGGTGAACTCCATCATCCGTGCGATTGCCGTGTTGAAGCTGAGCCCTTCGGTGTCTTCGGTCACCTTTTTGATCGTCTGGTGAAGGACACGGTTCTGTTCTTCGTTGCAGGGCTGGTCGACCAATTCGGCACACAGTTGATCGTCATCGGATTTCGCATCCACGATCATTCGCCAAACGCGATCCAAGAAGTTTCGCACACCGCCGACGCCGGACATGTTCCAGGGCTTGGTGGCTTCGAGCGGTCCCATGAACATTTCATACAGACGCAGCGAGTCGGCACCGTATTCACGCACCACCGCGTCAGGGTTGACGACATTGCCACGACTCTTGGACATCTTGTCGGCTTTGGCGATGACTTCGATGTCGGTTCCTTTGACGTACAACTTGCCTTTGCGTTTTTCCGTCGCATCATCGTCAAGGTCGTGGCCGTCGGTGCTTCGCAACACCAAAGTCTTGTCGTCTTCTTTGCCTCGCACCGCTTCGATGCCGACGTCGGCCAGAGTTTTCTGGTGCTGTTGGGCCTGATCTTCGCTCAAGTGAAATTGTGCTTGGCCCAAGATCATGCCTTGGTTGACCAGCCGTCCGAACGGTTCGGCGCAGGTCACGTGTCCGCGGTCGTACAAGACCTTGTGCCAGAACCGGGCGTACAACAGGTGCAGCACGGCGTGTTCGGCACCGCCCACGTACAGGTCGACGGGCATCCAAGCCTTTTCCAGCTCGGGGTCGATCATGCATTGGTCATTTTTCGGATCGATGTACCGCAGGTAGTACCAGCAAGATCCCGCCCACTGGGGCATGGTGTTGGTTTCGCGTCGGAAACGCCGTCCGTCCAATTCGACGATCAACCAGTCGTCGTCGGCCTTGGCCAGCGGCGGTTCGGGGCGGCCGTGGGGTTTGAAGTCTTCCAATTCCGGCAGCGTCACCGGCAAGTCTTCGGCCGGCACGGTGCGTTTGCGGCCGGTCAGTTCGCCGGCTTCGTCAATTTCATGAAGCACGGGGAACGGTTCGCCCCAGAAACGCTGGCGGCTGAACAACCAATCGCGAAGCTTGTAATTGACCGCGGCTCGGCCCAGGTGATCGCCGTCCAGCGATTCGGTCACGGCCTTCTTCACTTGGTCTGTCGTCTGGCCATCAAACGGGCCGCTGTTGATCGCCACACCGGTGGCCGAGAAACAGGCTTTGCCGGCCAAGATGGCTTCGCGTCGGGGATCATCGTCATCGGGCCCGACGACGGGAATCACGGGCAAGTCGAATGCTTGGGCAAACTCAAAATCGCGTTCATCGTGCGCCGGGACCGCCATGATCGCGCCCGTTCCGTAACCGGCCAAAACATAGTCGGCGACCCAGATCGGAATGGGCTTTCCGTTGACCGGGTTGATCGCGTGCGATCCGGTGAAGACGCCGGTTTTGTTCTTGTCGCCTTCGGTGCGTTCTCGATCACTTTTGAAGGAGGCTTGTTCGCAATACTTTTTGACTTGCTGCGATTGATCTTCGGTGGTCAATCGTTCCAGCATCGGATGCTCCGGTGCAACGACCATGTACGTCGCGCCGAACAGGGTGTCGGGCCGAGTCGTGTAGACGCGCAGGGCATCGGTGGGGTCCGTCGGAAAGCCCGACGCGCCACGTTCGGCTTTCCAAGCGTCGAACTGGTCGGCCGGGCCGATGAAGAAATCGACTTCCGCGCCGGTGCTGCGTCCGATCCAATCCTGCTGCAGTTTTTTGATGCCGACGGGCCAGTCCAAGTCGTCCAGGCCGGACAACAGTCGTTCGGAATAGGCCGTGATTCGCAACATCCACTGACGCAGCGGAATACGTTTGACCGGATAGCCGCCACGTTCGCTTTTGCCATCGATCACTTCTTCGTTGGCCAACACGGTTCCCAACTCGGGACACCAATTCACCAACGCGTCGTCTTGATAGGCCAGACGATGATCGTCCTGGTACGATTCGATCGCCGCATCACCTTGGGCGGCGATTTCCGCTGGGATCGGCAATTCGGAAATCGGACGACCCTTTTGTTGTTCGTCGTCGAACCAGGTGTCGTACAGGACCAGAAAGATCCACTGGGTCCAACGGAAATAGTCTTCGTCGGTTGTCGCGACGACCCGATCCCAGTCGTAGCTGAAACCCAGCATCTTCAGCTGGCGTGTGAAGTTGTCGATATTCCGTTGCGTCTGGATCCGCGGATGCTCGCCGGTGCTGATTGCGTGTTCCTCGGCGGGCAATCCGAACGAATCGAAACCGATCGGGTGCAGCACGCTTTCGCCGCGCAGACGCGCGAACCGTGAAACAATGTCCGTCGCCGTGTAGCCTTCGGGGTGACCGACGTGCAGACCGTCGCCGCTGGGATAGGGGAACATGTCCAGCACGTAGCGTTTGGTCCCGCCGGGCAAACGTGGCGTGGCGAACGTGCGATGGGTCTGCCAGTATTCTTGCCAGCGGGGTTCGATTTCGGCGGGGTTGTAACGCGGCATCGGTATCGCAGTCGAGTCGTCGGGAAAGAGGGGATCACGGCGGAGCGCCAGCATCGCCGCCATCGCCCGGGACAAAGGATTCGGCGGGCTGGGCAACGCCAGGGCATCGCGAGGCGGGATTCTAGGACAACGTCGTGGAAGCTTCCATGACCGGGCAATCGCCGACGGGGGACCTACGTGTCACCGCAATCGACGTTGACAGCGGTCCGCGGCGGCTGTTATCCCGCGATTGACGACCGGATCCGTCCCCCTTTCAGCGATCCCTTTGTGGCCAAATCGGCGAACCTGCCGGAGACATGTTCACACAGGCGGTCGTGCTGTTGACCGACGTTTGTGACCGCCCGCCGGATGTGAAGGTTCGGCAGCGACGGATCCCCCCACCGACCAACCAGGCTTCATCGCCAGCGTTCTTTTTGCGGGAAAAGGACGCCATCCGTGCCTGTCAAAGGTTTCGCAGCCGCGTGACCTTTGGTGTACGGACGTGTCAGGATCACCGCGCGACGATTACTGGGTCAATCGTCTCGACAATGACCTGCGGCGATGAAGTCACGACGCACCGGGGTGCGCTACGACGTGCCCCGGTGCGGGGATACAATCGCCAGCATGCCGACCAACGATCCCCAGCGCGAAGCCGCGACTGACGACGCAGCGTCTGACGAACAAGTCAACGCCGATGCAGCCACCGACGTCGAAAACGGAACCGACCAAGATCCCGCTTCGCCGGGTGTCCAAGGTGATTCGGTGTCTGACCCCGCCGATGACGTCCTGCCAGGCGATGACACGGGTTTGGACGACGCTCCGCCGGTGACCGTCCAGGATGAACGACGGCGTCGACGCCGAAAGAAACAGTTGGCTGTGGCCGTCGCAGTGATCGCGGCGGTGATTGCTGTGGTCGTGTTCTGGGGCGGCGAATCGCTGGACGTGATGCCCGAGACGACTGAGGAAGTTCCCGCGGCCCAGCGATTTCACGCTCTGGTTGAACAGATTCGTGCCGATGAACTGCAGTCGATCCACGTGACCGAATATGAGGTCACCGACGCGATGTGCCAGCAATTGCGGGGCTTGGACAGTTTGCAACACGTGATCTTTGACCAAGGCAGCATTGGTGACGAAGGCTTGGCGGCGATCGCTTCGCTGCCCAAGCTGCAGCACGTCCGCTTGCGGTTGTCGCCGATCACCGACAAAGGCTTGGCGTCGCTGACCGAATGTTCCGATCTGTGGCTGATCAATCTGCCGCACAGCCGGGTGACGGCCGACGGCGTCGCTCAACTTGGCAAACTTCCGCGGTTAAGACAGCTGCGTTTGGGAACCGATCGAGCGGGCAATGACATTTGCCGCGCGATCGCCGGTTTGACTTCGCTGCGCGGCATTCATCTGATCGGCATCGGGGTGACCGACGAAGGCATGAAGTTGATGGCGGAAATGCCCTACCTAGAATCGCTGTATTTGGACGATTCCGCGGTGACCGATGTCGGATGGCAATGGTTGTTCGACACCAAGCCGCAATTACACGTGCACGTCGATCAGCAGCACCACGATCGCGACCCCCACGCCCATCGCCACGACTGATCGATGACCGGCCGTCGCGTCGAATCCCATTCGCACAGACTTGGATCGACGCGACCGAACCGTCATGATTGGCGGCATGAATGCGAAAGCCCCCCACGCCGATCGTTTGCGCTCGTTGCGTCAGTCCTTCGAAACGCACCAGATCGATGCGTTGTTGGTGACCGACGAGATCAACGTCGGCTATTTGTCCGGGTTCACCGGTGACAGTTCTTACCTGTTGGTCGGCACCGGCGAAGCGACGCTGTTGAGCGACCGGCGATACGAAACACAGATCGCCCAGGAGTGTCCCGATTTGGCCGCCGCGGTTCGGCCGCCCTCGCAATCAATGCCGGACTTGCTGGCGGAGGTTTTGGCCGGATCCTGTTACCGTCGCGTCGGCGTCGAATCATCCAGCGTCACGTTGGCCCAGTGGGACGCTTGGCAAGACCGATTGGCCGATGCCTCGCCGTCGATCCAGTGGGTGCCGACCGCGGGCGTGGTCGAAGCGTTGCGGCAAATCAAAGACGAATTCGAAATTGGTCGAATCCGCCAATCCATCGACATCGCCGAACGGGCGTACGTTTCGGTGACCAGCCGTTTGACGTCACGGATGACCGAACGCGAAGTCGCCCATGACTTGGAATCCGTGATGCGGACCTTGGGGGCATCGGGGGTCAGTTTTGAACCCATCGTCGGTGCCCAGCCCAGTGGTGCCCTGCCCCATTATCGGCCCGATGCGGTGCCGCTGGGCGATGCCCCGACGCTGTTGATCGACTGGGGGGCTTTTTATCAGGGCTATGCCAGCGATCTGACGCGGACGCTGCATCGTGACGCCGCCAGCGACGCGTTTCGTCGCGCCTACGATGTGGTCCTGGCGGCTCAATTGGCGGCCATCGAACGCATTGGCAACGGCGTCGCGGCCAGCGACGTCGATGCGGCTGCCCGCAATGTGATCGAAGCGGCGGGGATGGGCGACGCGTTCAAGCATGGGCTGGGGCACGGAATCGGGCTGCAGATCCACGAATCCCCCCGGATGGCGTCGGTCAGCCCGCAGGTGTTGTCCAGCGGGATGGTCGTCACGGTCGAACCCGGTGTCTATTTCGAAGGCGAATTCGGCATCCGAATCGAAGATGACGTCTTGGTGACTGATTCCGGGTGCGAAGTGCTAACGCGACTGCCCAAGGGCCTCGATGATTGTCGGCTGATTCTGTAAAGTCTGCGATCTGATCTTTTGGGGCCACAGCGCCGATACTGTTTCGCCACCGGAGCCCAAAGGGGCTGGGGCGGCCCGGTCGGGGCACCCACCACGAAGCCTCGCGCTGCTGAAAATCATCCGTGGCTTTTCCCGTCACCTCCGCGATAGAACGATAAAGAATGAGCAAGGGAGAAAAGTCAAACACCGGCGTGTTTGACATCGATCGCATCCGTCAAATCGTCCAGTTGATGGAACAGCACGAGCTTGGCGAAGTCGATCTTCAGCAAGGCGACGAAAAAATCAAACTGTGCCGTGGGGTTGCCCCGGCTGCCGTGCCCGTTGCTGCACCGGCACCGGTCGCGGCTGCACCGGTCGCGGCTGCACCGGCCGCGGCGCCTGCCGATGCATCGGCCGACACGTCGGGCACGATCACGATCAACGCGCCGATGGTGGGTACTTTCTATTCACGCCCCAATCCCGAATCGGAAGCGTTCGTCAAAGTCGGCACGGTGGTCAGCCCCGATACGGTGTGTTGCATTGTCGAAGCGATGAAGGTCTTCAACGAAATCCCCGCCGAATGCAGCGGCAAGATCGTCGAAGTGTTGGCCCAAGACCAACAAGCCGTCGACTTTGGCAAACCGTTGTTCCGTGTCCAGCCGCTGGACGGTTGAAGCAAAACCTGACGTTCTATGTTTAAGAAAATTTTGGTCGCCAACCGCGGCGAAATCGCGCTGCGCGTGATCCGCGCTTGTCGTGAAATGGGCATCACCAGTGTCGCCGTCTTCAGCGAAGCCGACCGTGATTCGATGCACGTCCAATTGGCCGACGAAGCGTACTGTGTCGGTACCGCTCGCAGTGCCGACAGCTATCTGCGGATCGATCAAATCATCGCGGCTGCAGAAGTTTCCGATGCCGACGCGGTCCACCCGGGCTACGGCTTTCTGTCGGAAAACGCCCACTTCAACGAAGTCTGTCGTGAAAGCGGATTCGAGTTCATCGGCCCCAGTGCCGATGCGATGCGCAAACTGGGTGACAAAAACACCGCCCGGTCAATCGCCATCGCCAATGAAGTCCCCGTCGTTCCGGGCAGCGACGGGTTGATCGAATCGGACGACGTGGCACGACAGACCGCGGCGGAAATCGGCTATCCCGTATTGATCAAAGCAACCGCCGGTGGTGGCGGCAAAGGGATGCGGATCGCCGAAAGCGAAGACGTTTTGGCCAGTGCATTGAAAGCCGCCCGGAACGAAGCTGCTGCGGCGTTCGGCAACGGTGGGGTCTACCTGGAAAAGTTCATCGATCGCCCACGCCACATCGAAGTCCAAGTCATCGCCGACACCCACGGCAACGTTTGCCACTTGTTCGAACGTGATTGCAGCGTTCAGCGTCGGCACCAAAAGCTGATCGAAGAAGCACCTTGCAGCACGCTGACGCCCGAGCGACGCGACGCAATTTGCCAAGCGGCGGTGCGGATGATTCGCGGTGCCGATTATGCCAACGCGGGAACCGTTGAATTCATCGTTGACCAAAACAACGATTTCTATTTCATCGAAGTCAACGCTCGGATCCAAGTCGAACACCCGGTCAGCGAACTGGTCGCCGGCGTGGACTTGATCAAAGAACAGATCCGCGTGGCCGCTGGCCAACCGCTGTCATTCAAGCAAGAGGATCTGGTCTGCACCGGGACGGCGATCGAATGTCGCATCAATGCGGAGAATCCGGATCGCAATTTCCAGCCTTCACCCGGCCGAATTGAATCGATGTTTGCCCCCGGCGGAATGGGCGTCCGTTTCGATTCGCACGTCTACGCGGGCTACACCGTGCCGCCACACTACGATTCGATGATCGGCAAGCTGATCGTGCACCGCCCGACGCGTGAAGAAGCGATCGCCACGATGCGGCGTGCTTTGGCGGAACTGCAGATCAAGGGCATTTCCACCACGGCGTCCTTCCATGATGTCGTGCTGGGGCACCCCGAGTTTGTGGCTGCGACCATCGATACGAAGTGGGTCGATCGCGAATTCCAAAAGCCCTGATCAATCGGTCGTGGTTCGATCGATTTAAAATCGCTCGGTCGACGCTTCGGTGTCGGCCGAATCGGATCCAGCGGCGTCCAACGCCGCGATCCATTCTTGCGGTTGGTCACCGAAGTCTTTGCCGGTGGCGTCACGCAGCGAGTTGACTGCCAAACGCTGGGTCGACGGGTCGCTGTCATTCAATGCGATGCGTAGCGCGTCCACGGCGACCGGAGATTGAAATCGTCCGAGTGCGGCGATCGCGGAATTGCGGACATCATCATCGGGGTCGGCGTTGACCGTGGTGGCCAACAGCCGCGCCGCTTCCTCGTCACCCCGTTTACCCAGCCCACGACAAGCTTCCATTCGGACTTTGAAGTCGTCGTCATCCAGGCCCTTGCGCAACAGGTCCAATCCGTTGGCTTCGTCGGCACGGCCCGCGGCGACGACGGCCAACCGCCGCATTTCCGCGCTGGGGTCGTGTTCGTAAATCTTGTCCAGTTCACTTAGCCAATACTGTTGGCGATCGGCGGTCATCCGGGCAATGCCACCAGCGACGTCCTGCAGTTCTTGGTGTCTTTCAAAGTCGGTGATGCCCAACTGACGGTCGTCGCGCCATTCCTTCATCACAAAGTACGGATTGACCTTTTTCAACGCGTACAGCGGTCCGTCGTGACAACCCGGTGCGATCGTCATGATCGTGCCAAGCAGAACGGCGGATCGTATCGCGAAACCGAGGCGAATGGCCTTAGCAGGACGACTCGGTTCGATTCGGCTGCGGATCATGCGTGAATCAAGGCTCGTGAAGGAACGCGTTAGGGAAGGTCCGTCGCCAAGGCAACGCGACCGTTTTGCGATGTAGCAAACCACGATGGCTGCCTCCAAGGGCAGTTTATCGGCAACTGTGAAACTGCCAGTTTCCGCAACCGCCGTGATAGGCACCGAATGCGGGCCGGCGCAATCCCCCCCGCCCAATCGATCCATTCGGATCAGTTGGCCCCATCGGATTGTCTTCCCATGGTTTCTAAATGAACACACGCCCCATGTGCTAACAGTCAACGGCACAGTTTCGATAGAGCCGAACGAAACGCGATCTGGGTATCGCGTCGACGAACCAATGCGACTTGGCAGAGTTGCGGTTTGTGACGACGTCATCCCGTTGCGATGCGATGCTTCGGCACAAGCAAACTGATGGGGGCATCATGGCACTTTCCATTCACTCGAACCGTTGGACGACTTTTGCGCTGTTGATTGCGTCGGCTTGGATTGCATCCATCGCCCAGGCGCCCAGGGCACAATCCATCCACGATTCCATCGCTTCGCGCACGTCCAACGTCCGTGTCGATCCCGTTGGGACGGACTTGCCCGAGTCGATCACAACCGAGTCACACTCGTTCCAACGCGATCCAACATCCGACAGCGTGAATACCCAGGATCGGATCACGATTCATGTGGGAACGTCCACATCGATGACCGGGCCATGCGCTGATTTAGGCAATTCCGTTTTGGACGGCATTCGGGCCTCCTTCCATCAGGCGAACGCCGAAGGCAAGCGGTATCGATTTCAAATCACGGCGATGGACGATGCCTATGATCCTGCTAAAACGGCGTCGAACACGAAACGGTTGCTGGCCGATCCGACAATCTTGGCGGTGATCGGCAACGTCGGAACTCCGACCGGCGTGGTTGCCGCGACGATGTGTTGCCACACAGACACGTTGTTTTTCGCACCGATCTCAGGCGCGCAGATCCTGCGAACCGAAGGGACGCAGACGCTTCAGCATTTTCGCGGCAGCTATGAAGACGAAGTGTTGGCGTCGATCAACGCGATCCTTCGCTGCAGCGACATTCCAGCCGACCAGATCGGCTTTTTCTGCCTGCGGGACG
The DNA window shown above is from Crateriforma spongiae and carries:
- the bioB gene encoding biotin synthase BioB, whose translation is MAEPGFYDSLASSVLAGETISREDALAIVSASDLDVPAIMAAGFRIRQKHFGRTVQLYFLMNAKSGLCPEDCSYCSQSKVSNAPVPKYNILQRDRLMEAAKLAHERGAKTYCLVISARGPNEREMNAVESIVPEIKAKYDLDICASLGLLDREQADRLFAAGVDRINHNLNTSENYYGHICSTHTYEDRKQTLQNVRDAGMEMCSGGIIGMGESHDDIVQMAFDLKDLGVHSIPLNILNAIDGTPLEGTQAMSPNDCLKALAMFRFVNPDREIRIAGGREIHLRHMQPMGLYVANSLFVGDYLTTKGQPPQVDYDMIRDMGFDITTNIEPVAR
- the leuS gene encoding leucine--tRNA ligase; its protein translation is MPRYNPAEIEPRWQEYWQTHRTFATPRLPGGTKRYVLDMFPYPSGDGLHVGHPEGYTATDIVSRFARLRGESVLHPIGFDSFGLPAEEHAISTGEHPRIQTQRNIDNFTRQLKMLGFSYDWDRVVATTDEDYFRWTQWIFLVLYDTWFDDEQQKGRPISELPIPAEIAAQGDAAIESYQDDHRLAYQDDALVNWCPELGTVLANEEVIDGKSERGGYPVKRIPLRQWMLRITAYSERLLSGLDDLDWPVGIKKLQQDWIGRSTGAEVDFFIGPADQFDAWKAERGASGFPTDPTDALRVYTTRPDTLFGATYMVVAPEHPMLERLTTEDQSQQVKKYCEQASFKSDRERTEGDKNKTGVFTGSHAINPVNGKPIPIWVADYVLAGYGTGAIMAVPAHDERDFEFAQAFDLPVIPVVGPDDDDPRREAILAGKACFSATGVAINSGPFDGQTTDQVKKAVTESLDGDHLGRAAVNYKLRDWLFSRQRFWGEPFPVLHEIDEAGELTGRKRTVPAEDLPVTLPELEDFKPHGRPEPPLAKADDDWLIVELDGRRFRRETNTMPQWAGSCWYYLRYIDPKNDQCMIDPELEKAWMPVDLYVGGAEHAVLHLLYARFWHKVLYDRGHVTCAEPFGRLVNQGMILGQAQFHLSEDQAQQHQKTLADVGIEAVRGKEDDKTLVLRSTDGHDLDDDATEKRKGKLYVKGTDIEVIAKADKMSKSRGNVVNPDAVVREYGADSLRLYEMFMGPLEATKPWNMSGVGGVRNFLDRVWRMIVDAKSDDDQLCAELVDQPCNEEQNRVLHQTIKKVTEDTEGLSFNTAIARMMEFTNFFTRQDERPIEAMNSFLVLLSPYAPHLAEELWNRLGHDDSIAHATWPTWDEDAIRESTIEIPVQLNGKVKTKIKVPADAKPDDMIQAALDDDKVQSLVDGKTVVKKIAVPGRLVNFVIKP
- a CDS encoding leucine-rich repeat domain-containing protein, translating into MPTNDPQREAATDDAASDEQVNADAATDVENGTDQDPASPGVQGDSVSDPADDVLPGDDTGLDDAPPVTVQDERRRRRRKKQLAVAVAVIAAVIAVVVFWGGESLDVMPETTEEVPAAQRFHALVEQIRADELQSIHVTEYEVTDAMCQQLRGLDSLQHVIFDQGSIGDEGLAAIASLPKLQHVRLRLSPITDKGLASLTECSDLWLINLPHSRVTADGVAQLGKLPRLRQLRLGTDRAGNDICRAIAGLTSLRGIHLIGIGVTDEGMKLMAEMPYLESLYLDDSAVTDVGWQWLFDTKPQLHVHVDQQHHDRDPHAHRHD
- a CDS encoding M24 family metallopeptidase is translated as MNAKAPHADRLRSLRQSFETHQIDALLVTDEINVGYLSGFTGDSSYLLVGTGEATLLSDRRYETQIAQECPDLAAAVRPPSQSMPDLLAEVLAGSCYRRVGVESSSVTLAQWDAWQDRLADASPSIQWVPTAGVVEALRQIKDEFEIGRIRQSIDIAERAYVSVTSRLTSRMTEREVAHDLESVMRTLGASGVSFEPIVGAQPSGALPHYRPDAVPLGDAPTLLIDWGAFYQGYASDLTRTLHRDAASDAFRRAYDVVLAAQLAAIERIGNGVAASDVDAAARNVIEAAGMGDAFKHGLGHGIGLQIHESPRMASVSPQVLSSGMVVTVEPGVYFEGEFGIRIEDDVLVTDSGCEVLTRLPKGLDDCRLIL
- the accB gene encoding acetyl-CoA carboxylase biotin carboxyl carrier protein, with the translated sequence MSKGEKSNTGVFDIDRIRQIVQLMEQHELGEVDLQQGDEKIKLCRGVAPAAVPVAAPAPVAAAPVAAAPAAAPADASADTSGTITINAPMVGTFYSRPNPESEAFVKVGTVVSPDTVCCIVEAMKVFNEIPAECSGKIVEVLAQDQQAVDFGKPLFRVQPLDG
- the accC gene encoding acetyl-CoA carboxylase biotin carboxylase subunit translates to MFKKILVANRGEIALRVIRACREMGITSVAVFSEADRDSMHVQLADEAYCVGTARSADSYLRIDQIIAAAEVSDADAVHPGYGFLSENAHFNEVCRESGFEFIGPSADAMRKLGDKNTARSIAIANEVPVVPGSDGLIESDDVARQTAAEIGYPVLIKATAGGGGKGMRIAESEDVLASALKAARNEAAAAFGNGGVYLEKFIDRPRHIEVQVIADTHGNVCHLFERDCSVQRRHQKLIEEAPCSTLTPERRDAICQAAVRMIRGADYANAGTVEFIVDQNNDFYFIEVNARIQVEHPVSELVAGVDLIKEQIRVAAGQPLSFKQEDLVCTGTAIECRINAENPDRNFQPSPGRIESMFAPGGMGVRFDSHVYAGYTVPPHYDSMIGKLIVHRPTREEAIATMRRALAELQIKGISTTASFHDVVLGHPEFVAATIDTKWVDREFQKP
- a CDS encoding HEAT repeat domain-containing protein, with translation MTIAPGCHDGPLYALKKVNPYFVMKEWRDDRQLGITDFERHQELQDVAGGIARMTADRQQYWLSELDKIYEHDPSAEMRRLAVVAAGRADEANGLDLLRKGLDDDDFKVRMEACRGLGKRGDEEAARLLATTVNADPDDDVRNSAIAALGRFQSPVAVDALRIALNDSDPSTQRLAVNSLRDATGKDFGDQPQEWIAALDAAGSDSADTEASTERF
- a CDS encoding ABC transporter substrate-binding protein, with the translated sequence MALSIHSNRWTTFALLIASAWIASIAQAPRAQSIHDSIASRTSNVRVDPVGTDLPESITTESHSFQRDPTSDSVNTQDRITIHVGTSTSMTGPCADLGNSVLDGIRASFHQANAEGKRYRFQITAMDDAYDPAKTASNTKRLLADPTILAVIGNVGTPTGVVAATMCCHTDTLFFAPISGAQILRTEGTQTLQHFRGSYEDEVLASINAILRCSDIPADQIGFFCLRDGLGMAGFKAACRVLEQHGGIPAHRIPVGLYARDSLAIQNGLADLLNHQRPPKAIIVGASTDATKEFVSHARRHGYRGWIICISFVQTDSLARVIAVDDRRVIATQVVPDPLSNHDIAIRYRDALKDFAPQSHPNPASFEGYLLGSAWVHAVDSLEVHPNRKSVVQAVENIFTGTTPVPWLEEFRSLQNADGKRIWATRLTSSGVQYETWDQIFASEAL